AAAGAAATGGCAGATACTAACGGATTGAGTTGTAACATATACGATAAATCAGATATTAATCTAGATAAGTCAGCAGGCCCTGCTACCTGCGCTATCCTTGCCGTTGATAGAGAAGGCTACGAAGATTTAAAAAAATCTATCTCTATTCCGGTTAAATTTATTGGTATTTTTGTTTAGCTTGATATTGATGCAAACCAACCTCTTTCGATTTTTCGTTAGAGGTTGGTTTTCTTTTTCAGAGATATAAATCAGTTAGACAATTCTGATTAACCTAGTCTATAATAAAAATATGTAGAGAGTCATTAATACCAATAAATAATAATTAAAGGGATAGTAGGTTAAGGGGATGAGTAAATGATAAAAGTTTTGATAGTGGATGATCAAAATTTAATAAGAGAAGGACTTAGTATGATGCTAAGTTTATACAAAGATATTTTAGTAGTTGGAGAGGCTACTAATGGTAAGGAAGCTATAGAAGTTATGAATAAAAAAGAAATTGATTTAATACTAATGGATATTCGTATGCCTATAATGAATGGTGTAGAATCTACTAAAATAATCAAAACAGAATATCCAGATGTTAAAGTTTTAATACTTACTACCTTTAATGAAGATGAATATATATTTCAAGGTCTAGAAAATGGGGCAGATGGATATTTACTTAAGGATATAAGTTCGGAGGAATTGGTTAATGCAATAAGAACTGTATATGAGGGAAACATTCTTTTACAGCCGGATGTGGCTAAAAAAGTAGTTAGTGCTATAAGGGATATAGAAAATATTTCAAAATCCTACGAAAAAATAAACAGTTTGACTACGTTAACTCAGCGAGAAATAGAGATATCTTGTTTAGTTGCAGATGGAAAAAGTAATAAAGAGATAAGTGCTATTCTTTTTATAACAGAAGGTACTGTTAAAAATCACTTAACTAGAATTTTAGATAAGCTTAATGTTAGAGATAGAACTCAACTGGCATTACTTATGAAGAAAAAATAACATTACTTTAGGCACATAGAAGACGTTACTAAATGGTTACGTTACCTTAGATGGAGGTTTTAAATATTACTTTTAGTAACAATTTTTCAAATAGTTTTAATTTCTATGGTTGGTTTATATTTATTTAAATTTAATAGTATTAATAACAGAGGTATGCTATATAAAAAAGTAAATAAAGTAAATAAAGTAAAAACATATTTAAGGAGAGAGTTGGTTGATTAAGGAAAAAAAATATAGATATTATATAAGATGGCTTATACTAATACTTATTTTATTAAATATATTATTTAGTTTTAAAGATAATGTCACTATATTAATATTATATTTATGTTTGTATGTAGTAATTATTGTAAATGATAGAATACGAATTAGAGGGATGACTAGCTATAAAGAATACTACATTTCTTTGACAGTATCTGTTGTTTTAAGTGCAGCTTTAGCTTATTTAGTTGGAGGATATACACAAATATATATGTATGTAGTGATTTATGAAATAATACTTTTTAATAGTGGAAAATATCCTTTATTTCTATTAATAGTAGAAATACTAATGATTCTATTTGGAAGAGCCGTATTAAATGCAAATATAAACCCAATATCTATTCCAGAATATTTAAAAGAAACTATCTTTGATTTTTTTGCCATGTCTGCATTTTTATTGTTTTATTGTCTTAGTATATACTCTTATAAATCTCTATTTATAGAAAAGAGAAAGGTTGAAAAACTACATGATAAGCTAAAGCAATCATATGATATATTAAATGAACAATCTAAAAATATTAAAGAGTTAACTATAACAAAAGAAAGAAATAGAGTTGCTCAAGAAATTCATGATACTTTAGGACATAGCCTCATAGCATTAAATATGAATTTAGATGTAGCACATAAAATGTTGGACATTGATAATATAAAAACTAAAGAACTAATTAATAAATCTCAAATATTAACTAAAGAGTGTATGAATAATTTACGAGATGCTGTATATACCTTAAAGGAAGATAATAATACATTAATTAAACTAATACAAAAAATGGCTGATAATATTGAAAGTACAGGAACAGTTAAGATTGATATTAATATAGATGAAGAAGTTGAAGGAATGAAAGCAGAATATAATAGAATTATCTATACGACTATAAAAGAAGGCATAACTAATAGTATTAAACATGGGCAATCTGATAGAATAAGTATTAATGTTGGTTTAAATAAAGATAATGTCCGTATAAGCATTGAAGACAATGGATTAGGAT
This region of Alkaliphilus flagellatus genomic DNA includes:
- a CDS encoding sensor histidine kinase, which encodes MIKEKKYRYYIRWLILILILLNILFSFKDNVTILILYLCLYVVIIVNDRIRIRGMTSYKEYYISLTVSVVLSAALAYLVGGYTQIYMYVVIYEIILFNSGKYPLFLLIVEILMILFGRAVLNANINPISIPEYLKETIFDFFAMSAFLLFYCLSIYSYKSLFIEKRKVEKLHDKLKQSYDILNEQSKNIKELTITKERNRVAQEIHDTLGHSLIALNMNLDVAHKMLDIDNIKTKELINKSQILTKECMNNLRDAVYTLKEDNNTLIKLIQKMADNIESTGTVKIDINIDEEVEGMKAEYNRIIYTTIKEGITNSIKHGQSDRISINVGLNKDNVRISIEDNGLGCENLVKSNGLLGIEDRISEVGGLINYDFSVSKGFKIEIYLPIENPVIFKCSEI
- a CDS encoding response regulator transcription factor, which translates into the protein MIKVLIVDDQNLIREGLSMMLSLYKDILVVGEATNGKEAIEVMNKKEIDLILMDIRMPIMNGVESTKIIKTEYPDVKVLILTTFNEDEYIFQGLENGADGYLLKDISSEELVNAIRTVYEGNILLQPDVAKKVVSAIRDIENISKSYEKINSLTTLTQREIEISCLVADGKSNKEISAILFITEGTVKNHLTRILDKLNVRDRTQLALLMKKK